A single window of Colletes latitarsis isolate SP2378_abdomen chromosome 11, iyColLati1, whole genome shotgun sequence DNA harbors:
- the LOC143348567 gene encoding protein phosphatase 1L isoform X1, giving the protein MDDEFEDRILYQTYVSHMKLVSKFAVGIPTGLNAGINTPLGYFWRIMRAYALKPEVLICGVVLAIILFYIQAVDVWSRSLLGRIQYTLGRTTSRISKLQFLVNDSVNNGVKLSWELKQGYIAAYAVQGHRAHMEDRFVVKEDMNNTGVSLFAVFDGHGGDFAANYAYDNLIPNINKKVIELKDMIAGREPRTSEDIINCEEEQKDETSDTAIPERKKSFRKTLSTSLTDEFMKKSVGVTDPELLDKLDSLQRPITREIRPCRTTKKPPKVDITNYLDGNKINYGRLLTDEVLEVDRLLVKAAKKNMDVAGTTALIALLEDNKLIVANVGDSRGVMCDGKGNAIPLSFDHKPQQERERKRISKAGGLVTFNGVWRVAGILATSRALGDYPLKDKKLVIADPDILTFDLSDHNPMFIVLASDGLWDTFTNEEAVAFIKERINEPHFGAKSITLQSYYRGSADNITVVVINLRNRKYGTSEAKKNE; this is encoded by the exons ATGGATGACGAGTTTGAAGACAGGATTCTGTATCAG ACATACGTATCACACATGAAGCTAGTGTCAAAGTTTGCAGTGGGTATTCCTACTGGATTAAATGCTGGGATAAATACTCcattgggctatttttggaggaTTATGCGGGCTTATGCATTGAAGCCAGAAGTATTAATTTGTGGAGTAGTTTTGGCAATAATTCTGTTTTACATACAAGCAGTTGATGTATGGAGTCGATCATTATTAGGAAGAATTCAATACACGCTTGGCCGTACTACATCAaga ataTCAAAACTACAGTTTTTAGTCAATGATTCTGTAAACAATGGGGTAAAACTCAGTTGGGAATTAAAACAAGGATATATTGCTGCATATGCTGTACAAGGTCATAGAGCTCACATGGAAGATCGTTTTGTGGTGAAAGAAGACATGAATAACACAGGTGTATCATTGTTTGCAGTATTTGATGGTCATGGAGGAGAT TTTGCAGCAAATTATGCATATGATAATCTTATTCCAAACATTAATAAAAAAGTGATTGAATTAAAAGATATGATAGCTGGTAGAGAACCACGTACATCAGAAGACATAATTAATTGTGAAGAAGAACAGAAAGATGAAACAAGCGATACAGCAATTCCCGAACGTAAAAAGTCTTTTCGCAAGACACTGAGCACATCATTGACAGATGAGTTTATGAAGAAGAGTGTTGGTGTGACTGATCCAGAGTTACTTGATAAGCTAGATAGTTTACAGAGACCAATTACGAGAGAA ATAAGACCATGCAGGACAACGAAAAAACCACCAAAAGTAGATATTACGAATTATCTTgatggaaataaaataaattatggtAGATTACTAACTGACGAAGTGTTAGAAGTCGATCGATTATTAGTCAAAGCTGCTAAGAAGAACATGGATGTAGctg GTACAACTGCCTTAATTGCTCTGTTAGAAGACAATAAATTGATTGTAGCAAATGTTGGTGATTCGAGAGGCGTAATGTGCGATGGAAAAGGCAATGCAATACCTTTGTCATTTGATCATAaacctcaacaa gaaAGAGAAAGGAAAAGAATATCCAAAGCTGGTGGTTTAGTAACATTCAACGGTGTATGGAGAGTAGCTGGTATATTAGCTACGTCTCGAGCTTTGGGAGATTATCCACTGAAGGATAAAAAACTAGTAATTGCTGATCCAGATATTTTAACTTTTGATCTCAGTGATCATAATCCAATGTTTATCGTTCTGGCATCAGATGGATTATGGGATACTTTTACAAATGAAGAGGCTGTGGCATTCATTAAAGAACGTATAAATGAACCACATTTTGGGGCGAAAAGTATTACCTTGCAAAGCTATTATAG gggTTCTGCAGACAATATTACTGTGGTTGTAATCAATTTAAGAAATCGTAAATATGGTACATCAGAGGCCAAAAagaatgaataa
- the LOC143348567 gene encoding protein phosphatase 1L isoform X2, protein MKLVSKFAVGIPTGLNAGINTPLGYFWRIMRAYALKPEVLICGVVLAIILFYIQAVDVWSRSLLGRIQYTLGRTTSRISKLQFLVNDSVNNGVKLSWELKQGYIAAYAVQGHRAHMEDRFVVKEDMNNTGVSLFAVFDGHGGDFAANYAYDNLIPNINKKVIELKDMIAGREPRTSEDIINCEEEQKDETSDTAIPERKKSFRKTLSTSLTDEFMKKSVGVTDPELLDKLDSLQRPITREIRPCRTTKKPPKVDITNYLDGNKINYGRLLTDEVLEVDRLLVKAAKKNMDVAGTTALIALLEDNKLIVANVGDSRGVMCDGKGNAIPLSFDHKPQQERERKRISKAGGLVTFNGVWRVAGILATSRALGDYPLKDKKLVIADPDILTFDLSDHNPMFIVLASDGLWDTFTNEEAVAFIKERINEPHFGAKSITLQSYYRGSADNITVVVINLRNRKYGTSEAKKNE, encoded by the exons ATGAAGCTAGTGTCAAAGTTTGCAGTGGGTATTCCTACTGGATTAAATGCTGGGATAAATACTCcattgggctatttttggaggaTTATGCGGGCTTATGCATTGAAGCCAGAAGTATTAATTTGTGGAGTAGTTTTGGCAATAATTCTGTTTTACATACAAGCAGTTGATGTATGGAGTCGATCATTATTAGGAAGAATTCAATACACGCTTGGCCGTACTACATCAaga ataTCAAAACTACAGTTTTTAGTCAATGATTCTGTAAACAATGGGGTAAAACTCAGTTGGGAATTAAAACAAGGATATATTGCTGCATATGCTGTACAAGGTCATAGAGCTCACATGGAAGATCGTTTTGTGGTGAAAGAAGACATGAATAACACAGGTGTATCATTGTTTGCAGTATTTGATGGTCATGGAGGAGAT TTTGCAGCAAATTATGCATATGATAATCTTATTCCAAACATTAATAAAAAAGTGATTGAATTAAAAGATATGATAGCTGGTAGAGAACCACGTACATCAGAAGACATAATTAATTGTGAAGAAGAACAGAAAGATGAAACAAGCGATACAGCAATTCCCGAACGTAAAAAGTCTTTTCGCAAGACACTGAGCACATCATTGACAGATGAGTTTATGAAGAAGAGTGTTGGTGTGACTGATCCAGAGTTACTTGATAAGCTAGATAGTTTACAGAGACCAATTACGAGAGAA ATAAGACCATGCAGGACAACGAAAAAACCACCAAAAGTAGATATTACGAATTATCTTgatggaaataaaataaattatggtAGATTACTAACTGACGAAGTGTTAGAAGTCGATCGATTATTAGTCAAAGCTGCTAAGAAGAACATGGATGTAGctg GTACAACTGCCTTAATTGCTCTGTTAGAAGACAATAAATTGATTGTAGCAAATGTTGGTGATTCGAGAGGCGTAATGTGCGATGGAAAAGGCAATGCAATACCTTTGTCATTTGATCATAaacctcaacaa gaaAGAGAAAGGAAAAGAATATCCAAAGCTGGTGGTTTAGTAACATTCAACGGTGTATGGAGAGTAGCTGGTATATTAGCTACGTCTCGAGCTTTGGGAGATTATCCACTGAAGGATAAAAAACTAGTAATTGCTGATCCAGATATTTTAACTTTTGATCTCAGTGATCATAATCCAATGTTTATCGTTCTGGCATCAGATGGATTATGGGATACTTTTACAAATGAAGAGGCTGTGGCATTCATTAAAGAACGTATAAATGAACCACATTTTGGGGCGAAAAGTATTACCTTGCAAAGCTATTATAG gggTTCTGCAGACAATATTACTGTGGTTGTAATCAATTTAAGAAATCGTAAATATGGTACATCAGAGGCCAAAAagaatgaataa
- the Atg4a gene encoding autophagy-related 4a isoform X2 has product MLRCGQMVLAQALITLHLGRDWQWTPETKNSTYLKILERFEDKRIAAYSIHQIALMGASEGKELGQWFGPNTIAQVLKKLVVYDEWSSITIHVALDHTIIVNDILRQCRVEGGTTAEADGDIPLKAPSQWKPLLLLIPLRLGLNEINPIYINGLKTSFKIPQSLGVIGGKPNLALYFIGCVGNEVIYLDPHTTQRSGSIEKKIEEEEVEMDITYHCKSASHIPITGIDPSVALCFFCASEKDFKSLCKSIQEELITPEKQPLLELCAERLEHWSPADDAASEAIAATSFLDFEDIDPQCDSSDEDFELLG; this is encoded by the exons GTAGAGACTGGCAATGGACCCCAGAAACAAAAAATAGCACATACTTGAAAATTCTGGAACGCTTTGAAGACAAAAGAATTGCTGCATATTCTATTCATCAAATTGCATTAATGGGAGCATCCGAAGGGAAAGAACTGGGACAATGGTTTGGACCTAACACAATAGCACAAGTATTAAA AAAGTTAGTTGTGTATGATGAATGGAGCTCAATCACAATACACGTGGCTTTGGACCATACAATAATAGTTAATGATATCT TAAGGCAATGTAGAGTAGAAGGAGGTACAACAGCAGAAGCAGATGGTGATATACCATTGAAAGCACCTAGCCAATGGAAGCCTTTATTACTTTTAATACCGCTCCGTCTCGGATTAAACGAGATTAATCCTATCTACATTAATGGGCTTAAa ACTTCATTCAAAATTCCACAATCTTTAGGAGTAATAGGAGGAAAACCCAATCTTGCATTGTATTTCATAGGATGTGTTG gaAATGAAGTAATTTACTTGGATCCTCACACAACACAGAGATCAGGTAGcattgaaaaaaaaatagaagaggAAGAAGTTGAAATGGATATCACCTATCACTGCAAGTCTGCTAGTCATATCCCTATTACAGGGATAGATCCTTCTGTAGCACTT tgTTTCTTCTGCGCATCTGAAAAAGATTTTAAATCGTTATGTAAGTCTATCCAAGAAGAATTGATCACACCTGAAAAGCAACCCCTACTTGAATTATGTGCAGAGAGATTAGAGCACTGGTCTCCAGCCGATGATGCTGCTTCGGAAGCAATAGCAGCAACAAGTT TTTTAGATTTTGAAGACATAGATCCACAGTGTGATTCTTCTGATGAAGATTTTGAACTGCTTGGTTGA